Proteins encoded together in one Salmo salar chromosome ssa08, Ssal_v3.1, whole genome shotgun sequence window:
- the LOC106610102 gene encoding oocyte zinc finger protein XlCOF20, producing the protein MILSCSYATEKDSGNMPLDLETQTDLSIGDWNQYSSSVYSEGYLDKKGEGLVINEVTVKLEGDVPSTWNADNHLGEGHSQGRDFLDYRESLETNPNVATHSPLHTLRDRDSVSTSMGSSDSHSHVFFDQGLNSNNRAKAQARGGGATSGNSKEKRFLCMFCNKGFSCPQKVEIHQRVHTGEKPFSCTQCHMRFTEAGTLKRHQRVHTGEKPYSCPQCEKRFSRQDKLKRHLKVHTGERPFACTHCGKRFSERSYLRIHQEKTHSTL; encoded by the coding sequence ATGATCCTGTCTTGTTCTTACGCTACAGAGAAGGACTCTGGCAACATGCCCCTGGATTTAGAGACACAGACTGATCTGTCTATAGGGGACTGGAAtcagtacagtagtagtgtatactctgaagggtACTTGGATAAGAAAGGGGAGGGGCTTGTCATAAATGAAGTGactgtgaaattggagggcgacGTTCCTTCTACATGGAATGCAGATAATCACCTAGGAGAAGGACACTCGCAGGGCAGAGATTTTTTAGACTACAGGGAAAGCTTAGAGACAAATCCAAATGTTGCGACCCACTCCCCTTTACACACGCTCAGAGATCGAGACTCTGTGTCCACGTCGATGGGATCTTCAGATTCACACAGCCATGTCTTTTTCGATCAGGGATTGAACTCAAACAACAGGGCTAAAGCCCAGGCTCGGGGAGGGGGAGCAACATCAGGCAATAGTAAAGAGaaacggttcctctgcatgttctgtaacaaaggcttcagctgcccccagaaggtggagatccaccagagggtccacacaggggagaaaccattcAGCTGCACCCAGTGCCACATGCGCTTCACCGAGGCTGGCACCCTGAAgcggcaccagagggtccacacaggggagaaaccttacagctgccCCCAGTGCGAGAAGAGGTTCTCCCGCCAGGACAAACTGAAGAggcacctgaaggtccacacgggAGAGAGGCCGTTCGCCTGTACGCACTGCGGGAAGAGGTTCTCGGAGAGGAGCTACCTCAGAATACATCAGGAGAAAACCCATTCCACTCTATAA